Genomic segment of Planctomycetota bacterium:
CAATTGGTCGCCCTGACGCAGTTTACCCGCTACCGTAGGCTCACCGGTCATCCAGAAACAGGCAATGGCCGCGGCGCCGATTCCGTGGATACGGTCACCGGTGATGCGCAAGGCTTTCTTGCGCCACGATTCGGCAACCCGTTCCTTGGAGTCATTCACCGCATCCACAAACCTTTTCGCCTTAACCCCGCCGATTTCTTCAAAGACGCGGGTAACCCTTGTTACCCAGTTCTGGTAAGCGTCCTGGATATTCTTGGCAAAGGTCTTGACTACCGAAGCCTTGACCCGACCCCTTTTAGTCCGATAGGTATCGGACATAAAGGAAGGCCACTGCTCGGCGGCGGGAGTAGAAAGCTTTTCCTGGTAGCTGGCTTCATCGGGAATTGCCCTTTGAAGGCGGTCTATCAAGAGTTCGGCATTCTCACCCAGATTTTTCGCCCACTTTTCCGCGATATCTCCGGCAGGCGCGTACGAAGCAGGTATTTCCAGCTTTACATCAAACAGTATGTTTGGCATAAAACTATCCTCCGTTTTCCTCGTTAGTTCTGCTCGCCGATACATCTCCTTTCCGTGCATGCTAACGGAAAGACACCTCGATGCGTCTGATTGACGAACAGAAGAACTGAGGAACGGAAAAACGTAAGAACTATTTAATGTCCTTTCGTCCTTCGGTTCTTTAGTTCGCTTGCGCGGTCCTTCGGTTCTTTGGTCGAGGAAATCGTATATTTCCGAGATGGGAACAATTCCCGCCATGGTGGTAATCAATTGGTCTCCATATAATCTTACCCAAACGGCTATTCCAATTAACTCATATTGGTAGGCATTCCCGTCATTAGACGGGACGGCGCTTCGCTTCGCATATACCGGTCCCCCGGAGTTACCGGGTAAAACCGGAGCTGTTATTTCCCAAGAAAAGCCACCGATTACACTGATAATACCGGATGAAGGTCTTGGAGATAAACCTAATGAACATCCAACAACATAAACCGGAGCGAATAAGTAAGGAACATAATCCTTCGGAGCCAGATTTGCAGTTTTAACCGCAAAGTCGCAAAGAACGCTAAGAAGGGCTAAATCCTTAACCGTATCTGTAATAACAACCGTCGCATCTATCTCGGTATCCTTTGCGTCTTTGCGGTAAGAAAAGAACGTTACGCTTACTTTAGCATAATTTCCTACTACATGTCCTGCTGTCAGAATCAGTGTATATCCGTGTTCATCGGTGGTTGCAATGACTACCCCGCTTCCGCATCCGGTCAGTGTTTCAATCATAACCGTTGGACTTAGCATCTCGTCATACTCACGCTGGTAAGGATTATTAGCCTTGTCCATAGGCCGAATGATGATAACGCCGGAAGGAAGTTCGGCAGGCTTAGTTGACCATGCCGTCAATCCGATTAAGAGAATGCCCGCAATCAGGATAATCAATAATCTGATAACCTTTCCCTTGCCCTGAACCTGACCCCGACCAAAGGTATCGGGGGAATGGTTCATGGGTTTCTTGCTCATATCTTCAAGTTTCTTTTCCACCTTACGCTTGATGATTGTCAGCAGGACTTCCACGGCCACCTTTAATATTCCTTTAAATATTTTCTTAAACATCTTCGCACCCTCCTTCCTGCCAGCTTTCGATATAATCAACCCAATCTTCATAGAATTCCTGTTTGAGTTCAGATTCTTCCTGCTCTTCCTGAAGGCTTACCCCGAAGGCGATATCCTGTCCCGCCAGCTTGCCCCGCTCCACTTCGCTCCGCGGGACGATAGGGAGTCCCTGACCATAGGTCAGGGCGCCCTTTTCCAATAACCGCCGGTCGGCATATGAAAGGAGCGATTCAAACCCCATCCTTAAAGCAGGCAGTTCCAACCGCTTTCTTTCCGGGTAATACATGAGGTAGCAATACCGGCAATAACCCAAGCCCCTTGCCGCCCACGAAATAAGCGCCTTGCCTTTAAGCACCGGCTTGTTAACGGCTTTAGGCAGGGGTTTGCCGCATTCTTTGCATCGTATCGCTCCGCAATTTCTTAAATCTTTCATATTTCATTCTCCTTTCTAATTGGTCATTGTTCATTGGGGCTTGGTCATTCCCAAGCTCCCCTCTCCATAACCTAACCTGGAAAAACCCCAAAAGTTATATGGAAATCTTTTTTTCTATGAAAATAGTTGCAATTTTCCCTTAAGCTACTTTGCTTGGATGCCAAATAAGTTTACATTTTTGTAAAGTTTCTTTACGCCAGAACAGCCGGAAAGCGCCCGAAAAAACACGATTCTACCGTCGGAAAGCTATAAAATAAAGATGGGCAGATTTTTAATCATCGGTGGATTGTTTTAAGACGCCTTGGCATGCTATTTGCTTATGTATCCTTATGTATGGGGAGAAGAAGGACTCGGCGCCATGGAGTGGAATACGCTTTCGGACGAGGACCTGATTCGGTTATACCGGCAGGGCGTAACCGAAGCATTGGATATTCTGTTCCATCGCTATCTTGACCCCTTGCGCGGATATCTTTTGAAATACAGCTGGTTTAAGGACGATTCCTATCTGGATGACTTAATCCAGCAAATCCTGATGATTGCCTTTACGCGCATAAAGGAAAAGGCGTTCGAACCCAAAGGGGATGGTTCATTCAGGCATTATTTGTATAGGATAGGCACCATTGAGTATAAAAAGCAGGATTGCCTGCGCGCCTCGGAGTTACCCCCGCTCTCGAGGCGTTTCCCAAACGTCTCCACGGGTTTTGCCGATGAACGGGTCCCTTCAAGGCCCGTGGAGACACCTAATCATCACGCGCTCCATAAAAAACTAAGCAAGGCCTTTAAGGCGCTTGCGACCGAAGAGATAAAACTCCTGAT
This window contains:
- a CDS encoding trypsin-like peptidase domain-containing protein; protein product: MFKKIFKGILKVAVEVLLTIIKRKVEKKLEDMSKKPMNHSPDTFGRGQVQGKGKVIRLLIILIAGILLIGLTAWSTKPAELPSGVIIIRPMDKANNPYQREYDEMLSPTVMIETLTGCGSGVVIATTDEHGYTLILTAGHVVGNYAKVSVTFFSYRKDAKDTEIDATVVITDTVKDLALLSVLCDFAVKTANLAPKDYVPYLFAPVYVVGCSLGLSPRPSSGIISVIGGFSWEITAPVLPGNSGGPVYAKRSAVPSNDGNAYQYELIGIAVWVRLYGDQLITTMAGIVPISEIYDFLDQRTEGPRKRTKEPKDERTLNSSYVFPFLSSSVRQSDASRCLSVSMHGKEMYRRAELTRKTEDSFMPNILFDVKLEIPASYAPAGDIAEKWAKNLGENAELLIDRLQRAIPDEASYQEKLSTPAAEQWPSFMSDTYRTKRGRVKASVVKTFAKNIQDAYQNWVTRVTRVFEEIGGVKAKRFVDAVNDSKERVAESWRKKALRITGDRIHGIGAAAIACFWMTGEPTVAGKLRQGDQLIAGAPYRICREEFIQSFRSALMGRLIQAGMLISNAEYSTGSISAQNTVTNNLVQGMIDPALGLMSFIPGGDSCVDFMLEDGIFKLRIKATQV